The window cctcatggtatctcctttggacacactttgcaaactgcaaatttgttgtccttttccgacattgtaaaactcccgcaCCGGCGAGGCCGAAGCCTCCTCAGGACTGCTCGGTCTGAGATGCGGGAATGCCCGCGCGGGCGGGcgggggtttgttgttgtaaacgtcatcagatcggccgctctgaactactattttccgatctccgatcaaaaccgatagggccattatcagcccgatcccgatcaggggccgatcgatcggtgcatctctactaaTATGGTGACGCCCAGGTCCCAAACAAAGATTTAGTGTTCATACTCCACCAATATAATACTTTTGAAGATTACAGCTGTACAAATATTCCTCCTCTTACCGATCTCAGCTTGTCAGGTGCAAAAAGGAAGAAATCCAGGAAGACTTTGTGGACCAAAGAATGTTTGATCACTTGTTCTCTGAAACACGAGAGACAACAAGGGTCGGggtgaaaaacaggaaaaacaaggagataaaaacagaaaaacagcaaaaatatttcaactttatctTTAATTTAACCCTTGAACAAACAAATCAAGAAAACATATCTGAttcccaaaaaaaacatttctttgtcTTCAATTTCTTTGCGTTGAGTATGAACCAAAGATATTTCCCATTTTGTCACGTAAACTTCTTTTCATTAACAAGACCAAGCAAAAGCCATGTCGCACACGGCGTACAAAGACATTGCTGAGGAAGAAGATGGTACGTGTGCTAGCGCTTCCACAGGAGGGAATGTGtgtaaaacaagacaaaaaagtcATAACTACCCTCTTAATGGTCATTTTTGACCTGCACATGCTTTTCAGAAACATTGAGACAAAACAATTGTCCCCCTTTTATCACCAGGGCTTTTGTGAAGTAGGTTGCGGGTTTGAAATTGAAGAACGGATGAATATTAAGAAATGAAGACATCCCAAGAGAAAAACACCACATGTTGCCACCGCAGAAGGCCTCTTTGCTCCTCAAAAACTTCTCTTTTCAACCAAATACTCATCGAAACATGTGATCTCAGCAGGTGCTTATACTAAAGTCAGTATGGTTTAACTCATTAACATAAATCCACAATGTTCCAACTATTTCTGGAATGTTTGCATCGTGAGATCCAAGAATGAATATTCACGTCAAATGAAGTTGACGATCATTTGTGATCAAATGTGATTTAATACAATCAATGATATAAAAATCTATTTAAGATTATGGATAtggattttttaaatttcaaatcTGATTCAGGGTTGTACCTAAAAAATATCAGAAATCAAGGAATGTTTGGTTGCTAAATAattgaaataaaattaactATTAAATGTGGTTGATCAACAACTCTGATtctgggaaagaaaaaaataaataaataaaaaaaaaaacccacacaatcTTAAATTACAAGTGTTCTGCTGTTTTCTGGTCTTACTTCTGGGCCATGGGTGTGAGAATCTGCTTCATCTCGTCCATGATGTAGTTCAGCTTTTCCGGGTTTGCCTTCAGAACCTTTTCAATGGTGTTACACTCGGACGACTGGATACAAAGACGGACAAAGTTGCACCACAATCAGCACTCGCACCCCATAAGAAACTGAACTGCCTCCTCCCCCATCAGGACCAACTTTATCCGTCCCCAAATGGTCAAAAAACTTCATTAAGAGCCTCTTTTAAATCGGATGACTCAGGATTACAATTACACTAATGCTGCTTTTTATCCCCTTTTTTTTTGAGTGTTCAGCATTTTCCAATGAAACTAAGAAACtaattagtgctgggcggtataccggcggtataccggttcataccgaataccggtgtttatttttcttatgatatgaatttttcatataccgaaataccggtgagtatgtacagtagcgtacacaacgttgggaacgccgcgccgcggaacgtagcgccactggacactgtttgtgaggggactgtttagcagtagtgatgcactgattgttcggtaaccgaaattgttcggccgaaaatagcaaaaaaaaataaaacactttcagtgttcggtggaataagtgggaaaaaaaacgaacaattaataacggcgttgtaatataaggaaatagactggccgctcccgtaccggttgcgcactacaaacataaatcgttggccaaccaaaaagtaaccacataagaattttacctaacattcaccagcaggtggaaccaaaacaacataatgctgggaaattaaaaaatgttcagtttttttatgttcaataaatattttctaccttgtaattttgtaaaatatttttttctttgaaaagcatgcctaaatcaaatttatttgatttatgcatcctcctcatgacagtaaaataggccattctaagccaatttactgcagcaattcctttccaaatcattagaaaatgtggttaacacccagttgtgcatgaaaaaaaaaataccgtgatataccgtgaaaccgatataattttgaaaaataccgtgatataaatttttggtcataccgcccagcactaagaAAAATtgtaagaacaaaaaacaagcaaagCAAGTTCCTGAATTGTTTGGAAGGTGCTTGCAGGTCAGCTTGGTGTGCGTACCTTGCAGACAGTGTAGGTGTTCCCATACAGCTCATCAGAGAGGAAGAGCCTCTGACCGAGCACGGCTTTGTCGTTGTAGGCGTACTCTATGATGGATGAGGCGGCAGCATGGCGAAGCATCGTCCGAACGTGACCCTTAAATGTTTGGATCACACCTGCAACTACCTCCTTGTTTCTATGGAGGAAATAAAATGAAGTGATGATTTAACTCTCCTTCTTGGATTCAGTGGAAAAGGGAAGTTAAAGAAGCTGGTTTGGGCTCCCTTACCCGTACAtcagtagttttttcaccacaTGTTTGCCGTACATCGATTTGCACAGAGAAATTACATCATCTGCAGGTGAAAATAAAACCACAGAAAAGTAAGTAACCTGCAGTGCAGACGAGTTACTGCACTTGGGGTATCACGCACAAAATGAACAGAAAGAGCAACGTGAAAGTTTCCAAAGGCGGCCAGCGATAAATGTGGCGCTCACCTTTGACGTCCTCAAACACTTCCTGTCTCTGCTTATGGCTTCCAAACTGGATGAAACACTGCAGGACCCGCACAGAATCGTGAGCAAATGCCATCTGGAGGAAGAGAGCAGGCTCACATGACAATTCATCACAATTCATAAACTGAGGACCAAACAGAGCTGAGCTACTGAGACTGGGATGGATGGacatatttaattaatttattagtATTTTTTACATCCCAGTTAATTCGCCGACCTGATGCGCAAAcattattagaaaaaaatgttATAACACAGACAATTCAGCAGCTGACAGTTGATTATAAAGGATGCCGCCCCCCCATCAATACCATAAAAATAAGAACTCACCTGTTTGATCTTCCCCCGAATCAGATCATGGAGCTGGTTCATcagtttcttcttttcctcctcaTCACACTTCTTCCTGTTGACAAAAACATCATCTGTAAATCAGCAGTTGACCAGACAGATACAATCAGTCGTTCAGAGTGACATCATAGGAGTCTAATTACAAAATCACccctaaagccgggcatacacggtgcgattatcggctcgttttgagcagATTTTctagtcgtgcgactattttttggatcgggacggatttcgacccaatcgttggtcgtgcctcgtgcagtaaacgtggggtaacgacgagagattaacacctcacgacgagctcccgatcacgaatcgtgaggtcgcaagaaaatcaagcgcgtttgaaatcctggtcgctcctcgtgaaggaatctcacagttgaagcagctacgacccgactgacctcatcctttcacagagagcatgcacaatctctgatgtcacgtcaaaaactattatttgtagtttaagtgtcgcaaattcacattacaaatcatgttttaatagcagaaaaaaaaagaccgcatttccacgtacggtgcgcgtcgccgcgtaccctacgccgtaggctctgcgttggtgtaacgcggaaccataaatcagcttttagtgtgtgctctgtgctgttctgaacacttccctccgccgagacacaacttttgcggtatgcgttcattgttgagtctaaaaatgatgcgcagtgcccacccaatcagaaacagtacagatatttggggattttttttatatatatataaaaaaataaaggatccccataacctttgatcgggtgggcaggacgcacgtttgggtggacacagcccacccctgccccaaaaccgccctcgagttccagtaacagaggtccgacgtgaggattatgatcgtatagtgtgagcagacggagcatcagagcatcgcgTCGTACAGtatgagaccataaatcgtgggctgtgaacttttgaactccgcaatctagtcgtgcagtgtgagatggggcagtctcacaaaaatattgcacagtgtatgcccagctttatgAAAACCAGGATTCTGGTCTCGTGTGTGTTGTTTCTGTATGTGGTTGGAAAGAATGACCCCCCCGCCCCAACCCAGGCTGTTTTTTGAGGGGCAACACTTTAATATATACCAAAGACCAAAGTTAAATTAAAAGGGGCATACCCAGAAGGACACAAACACAGATAAGTGTACATACTTCCTGAGGTCTCCCCACAGTTGTTTGGACTGGCAGATGATGTCAAACATTTCATTCCTTTCCCCCTGCTGTCTGGTCTTCTTCAGTTCCTTCTtcttctggtgtcggttcttcaGGTCCTCTTGGGACGGTCCTGCATTCCTTTCCGATTGAAACTTTCCTTTCTTGAACTTCTTTGCTGGACCTGATATCAGACACAAAAACCAGAAATCACAATTTTATGTTGTATGGACAGTAGAGCAGCAATCACAAACACTGCTGGTTACACAATTCAGTGATTATGTGAGtggttatttttctattttacaaAGCAGAACACATGTCCAAACGTGTGGAAAGAGAAGAACAATCACAACATACAAGGAGATATAGTCAATAACATTTCAAAGGTTCCACATAAAACATTTTCTCACCGTCATCCTCTTCCAGTTTTCTCTTCCCCTGCAGCCCTTTCCGAGCTTTGAAACCGCCTTCGTTCCCTGGTCCGCTCTTCTTCTCTGTGTTGTGTGGTTTGAAGGGCCTTTTTTTGCCTGCTTTGTTTGCTGGTCTCCCACCAAATTTGGTTCCGATGGAGTCTGGATGGAGTCAGACACAGCATTGAAAAAGCTTGTTCCAGGCAAGGGTGCCTGCCGTAGGATGATTTTGCACATGCTTTACCTTTTCCTGTCCGGATAGGCTGTTTTCCACCTTTAGGACCAAAAGATTTTGTGGATGTGGGCTTCATCTTTATGTAGGAGTGGGAAGCTGAcagacagaaaaacaaagaaataaaccaGGTTTACACAACAAAGTTTCATACCAAAGTCGGGTATCTACGGATCTGGAGTTCTGTGCAAAACAACAAGATCCTTCAAGTGTATGTTAGCACAGCGTCAAGAGGAACGGGCAAAACTAGTGGTCTTTGTGATCTAGAAAATGCTGTGAAATCTTTTCCAAAGTATTTGAAGTTAAACATTCTACAGTGAGAAGTTGTCTAGTCATTCAAGACACTTGCCAGCAAATGTACGGTAAAACTAAGATCAGACCATGCAATGCTCTGAGaaattataaaaacaacaaaaaagcctCACTGATCATCTTAAATCATAAGTTAGACATGATAGTACAATTAGTAATCCAATTCATTATCAGCACAAGTATGATTTATTTGGAAAGGTTGAAACTATGAACACAGGTCCTAAAAGCTGAATCATAATAAACTATAAGAAATTTGGAGCAGTGTCCTTGAACTCCACTGTATACCAATTTGCCTCTAAAATGTGAGGTCTGATAGCTGATGAAAATATGTTTACGAAACATGACAATGAACATTAGCACACTAGCAACTATATATCAAATTCCtatcctcttctcttttttttaatgaatcaaGATGTTGCAATGGCCATGTGAAAATCCAAATATCAAACCACTTCAAGTGCTGAGGCAAGAGTGTATAAAAGCTTTGCACAAGTCAATACattgggaaaataaattaaaaacaccataatgaaataaagtgatgttgtaaagaatgggccaaaattcctccacaaaaATGTTTCTAACTCCAATATGTGCGATATtgcaacatgtgcaatatctgtctacctcatacacttcctacctgctttttttgcactgtttttctttctttcccgtactgcactactttttatttttcattccaatgtatatactgtttatatttcgtaattatatattttgtacccctcccctgcatgtgtgtgttgagtgtactactgaaataaaggacaatcttatctcaattttttttttttttaggatcgGTTTCGGTAACAAATGGGACAGCAAgataaaacaaaattgaaaaaaagtgatttggcTCCTCCACATTTGTACCTCTCTAtataaaaagatacaaaaataataaaataaagatttaaaaaagtgaACACTTACTTTTGCAAAATGATTACACTTTGTGTactaggcatggggcgatatacgatattatcgtatatcgcgataaaaaacggctgcgataacgttatcgtggggtactgtaattatcgccaatttttttttttttggtcacacaaggctaccagccaggtagaagccagtgttattttttcatgtattttattaatattatttattattattatttatttaatattttttcagagagtagtacaatccgtgtgcatttgactactgtggcactttattttcactcaatctttgtgttggccatgcagcttttgttttgtatactacagagcagtgcctttattttattatttttccagagagccgtactaagtagcaggcagcgagccactgttaaagtttcagagagtaatacaatcagtgtgcatttggctctactttgtcactttatttctatttgtcacttatttctttcgactctcagggaagtattttcttacaaaaaaaagaaaattcaaataagcaccggtaccggtactatagtttacactttgtaatgcataacatttacagtacactatttgttctctacctcaaatgtcactgtgttgagaatgatttgagaataaatgttctgaaggaaccagtggatccacggttagtgtttttccttgcattttaagaattttataagcgacacgctaatatcgtgataatatcgtaatcgtgatatttttgtccactaatatcgtgatatgaaattttcatatcgtcccatgcctattGTGTACCGACCTCTGCATTGCTGCAATCTCAAACTTCATCCACACACCCCGTACAGACCCCTACAaacatt of the Cololabis saira isolate AMF1-May2022 chromosome 11, fColSai1.1, whole genome shotgun sequence genome contains:
- the pum3 gene encoding pumilio homolog 3; translation: MKPTSTKSFGPKGGKQPIRTGKDSIGTKFGGRPANKAGKKRPFKPHNTEKKSGPGNEGGFKARKGLQGKRKLEEDDGPAKKFKKGKFQSERNAGPSQEDLKNRHQKKKELKKTRQQGERNEMFDIICQSKQLWGDLRKKKCDEEEKKKLMNQLHDLIRGKIKQMAFAHDSVRVLQCFIQFGSHKQRQEVFEDVKDDVISLCKSMYGKHVVKKLLMYGNKEVVAGVIQTFKGHVRTMLRHAAASSIIEYAYNDKAVLGQRLFLSDELYGNTYTVCKSSECNTIEKVLKANPEKLNYIMDEMKQILTPMAQKEQVIKHSLVHKVFLDFFLFAPDKLRSEMIESIREAVVYMAHTHDGARVAMHCLWHGTAKDRKVIIKTLKTFMVKFAMGEFAHLALLAMFDCVDDTKLVRQAVLSEILSSLDEVIRNKYGKKVLLYLLSPRDPSHLLPEIIQVLEQGDGNTQSKKDAATRRKELLEAVSPALLTYLGENAEAMVTDKATSVIISDILASACGDLRPAMTAVAQLASQDLVPGGSNGKLHVAEHPAGHLVLKWLIEQDVTLAEAGKEERFGRILVDTVGADKLKSWVKVNRGAMVLCSLLKSCDKSVGAEVKSALKSITSELLEISKDNKGAAILLQSS